A single Amphiura filiformis chromosome 8, Afil_fr2py, whole genome shotgun sequence DNA region contains:
- the LOC140159144 gene encoding N6-Methyl-AMP deaminase-like, with the protein MTKLLARKAHLPQDQQPDTQALQQWTDKVEKGKDVNLVSFQMFKLNHQIVDDTEAVTMVTKDVVREFAEDGVSYLELRSTPRDVPQTGMTKRSYIETVLNAFQQCQEEGIDIIVRFILAIDRRNSLETAAETIRLAEEYKAKSGGIVVGVDLSGDPLVGDARQFIPLLQQARTAGLRLALHIAERCHQAAESLALLNIPTDRIGHGTFLHRVEGSQELVAATQLHSIPLELCQTANHISKSVPSYDQHHFKYWYDKGHPCVLCTDDKGVFHTTLSKEYHLAMTTFDLSREQLWQLSERSIDYIFADDDVKQTLHKHWSDGRSKLLV; encoded by the exons ATGACAAAGCTTTTGGCTAGGAAGGCCCATCTACCTCAAGATCAGCAACCAGACACCCAGGCTTTGCAGCAGTGGACAGACAAGGTTGAGAAAGGGAAAGATGTTAATCTTGTTTC TTTTCAGATGTTTAAACTGAATCATCAGATTGTTGATGACACTGAagctgttaccatggtaaccaaagATGTTGTAAGAGAGTTTGCAGAAGATGGAGTTAGTTACTTGGAGCTGAGGAGTACGCCTAGGGATGTGCCACAGACAG GTATGACAAAACGGAGCTACATTGAGACAGTACTGAATGCTTTTCAACAATGTCAGGAGGAGGGAATAGATATTATTGTCAG ATTTATCTTGGCTATAGACAGAAGAAACAGTTTAGAAACAGCTGCAGAAACTATCAGATTAGCAGAGGAATACAAGGCTAAGAGTGGAGGCATTGTTGTAGGAGTTGACCTCAGTGGAGATCCTCTG GTTGGTGATGCAAGGCAGTTTATTCCATTATTACAGCAAGCAAGAACTGCAGGACTGAGGTTAGCCCTCCACATTGCAGAG AGATGCCATCAAGCAGCAGAGAGTCTGGCATTACTGAACATCCCCACAGACAGGATAGGCCATGGGACATTCCTACATCGGGTTGAAGGGTCGCAAGAACTGGTGGCAGCAACACAACTTCACAGCATTCCTTTAG AATTATGTCAAACAGCCAACCATATTAGTAAGTCAGTGCCATCATATGATCAGCATCATTTCAAGTATTGGTATGACAAGGGACATCCGTGTGTTTTATGT ACAGACGACAAAGGAGTTTTCCATACCACCCTAAGCAAAGAGTACCACCTTGCCATGACGACCTTTGACCTTAGCAGGGAGCAACTGTGGCAACTGTCTGAACGGAGCATAGACTACATATTTGCAGATGATGATGTCAAGCAAACTTTACATAAACATTGGAGCGATGGGAGGTCAAAACTACTGGTGTAA